A window of the Gossypium hirsutum isolate 1008001.06 chromosome A03, Gossypium_hirsutum_v2.1, whole genome shotgun sequence genome harbors these coding sequences:
- the LOC107928000 gene encoding glycine-rich RNA-binding protein GRP2A — protein MASADVEYQCFVGGLAWTINDRALEEAFSAYGEIVDSKIINDRETGRSRGFGFVTFRDEKSMRDAIEGMNGRSLDGRNITVNEAQSRRSGGGGGGGGFGGKGGYNRGGGGGYGGRREGGYGGGGYGGGRRDGGGYGDGGSRYSGGGGSWA, from the exons ATGGCTTCTGCAGATGTCGAGTACCAGTGCTTTGTCGGAGGTCTCGCATGGACCATCAACGACCGTGCTCTCGAAGAAGCCTTCAGTGCTTACGGCGAGATCGTCGATTCGAAG ATCATTAACGATCGTGAGACTGGAAGATCCAGAGGCTTTGGCTTCGTTACTTTCCGTGATGAGAAATCGATGAGAGATGCTATTGAAGGAATGAACGGTCGGAGTCTCGATGGAAGGAATATAACCGTCAACGAAGCACAATCTCGCCGAAGCGGCGGCGGAGGTGGTGGTGGAGGATTTGGAGGAAAAGGTGGGTACAACCGTGGTGGAGGCGGTGGATATGGTGGTCGCCGTGAAGGTGGATATGGAGGTGGTGGATACGGAGGTGGACGCCGTGATGGTGGTGGATACGGTGATGGTGGATCTCGTTACTCAGGTGGCGGCGGTTCTTGGGCTTAG
- the LOC107927901 gene encoding protein RADIALIS-like 1 yields the protein MASSSMSSQGSSSWTAKQNKDFEKALAVYDKDTPDRWYNVAKAIGGKTAEEVKRHYELLVKDVKQIESGKVPFPNYRTTGGSNTQG from the exons ATGGCATCAAGCTCAATGTCGTCCCAAGGTTCTAGTTCATGGACAGCCAAACAAAACAAAGATTTTGAAAAAGCTTTGGCTGTTTATGACAAGGACACACCTGACCGTTGGTACAATGTTGCCAAGGCTATCGGAGGGAAAACCGCGGAGGAAGTGAAGAGGCACTATGAACTGCTTGTGAAAGATGTGAAGCAAATTGAATCAGGCAAAGTGCCATTCCCTAACTATAGGACCACTGGTGGCAGCAACACCCAAG GATGA
- the LOC107927815 gene encoding 3-ketoacyl-CoA synthase 4, with the protein MNGEENNRVQIRQRTRLPDFLQSVNLKYVKLGYHYLISHLLTLCLIPLMSVIVVEASRLSLDDVHQLWLQLQYNLVSFIVFSVVLVFGSTVYIMTRPRSVYLLDYSCYLPPSHLKVKYQQFMEHSELTGDFDESSLEFQRKILERSGLGEETCVPEAMHYLPPRPSMAAARQEAEQVMFGALDKLFANTNVKPRDIGILVVNCSLFNPTPSLSAMIINKYKLRGNIRSFNLGGMGCSAGVIAIDLAKDMLQVHRNSYAVVVSTENITQNWYFGNKKSMLIPNCLFRVGGAAVLLSNRSVDRRRSKYKLVHVVRTHCGANDKAFKCVYQEQDDNGKTGVSLSKDLMAIAGGALKTNITTLGPLVLPISEQILFFVTLVAKKLFNAKIKPYIPDFKLAFDHFCIHAGGRAVIDELEKNLQLLPVHAEASRMTLHRFGNTSSSSIWYELAYTEAKGRMRKGNRVWQIAFGSGFKCNSAVWVALRNVKPSPNNPWEDCIHRYPVQLNL; encoded by the coding sequence ATGAATGGTGAAGAGAACAATAGGGTTCAGATCCGGCAACGTACTAGATTGCCTGATTTCTTACAAAGTGTTAACTTGAAGTATGTTAAACTCGGTTACCATTATTTAATAAGTCATCTTTTGACTCTTTGTTTGATCCCTTTAATGTCTGTTATTGTTGTTGAAGCATCAAGGTTGAGTCTTGATGATGTTCATCAATTATGGCTTCAACTTCAGTACAACCTCGTTAGTTTCATTGTGTTTTCGGTTGTTcttgtgtttggatccactgttTATATCATGACCCGACCAAGATCCGTTTACTTGTTGGATTATTCATGTTATCTTCCTCCATCACATTTGAAAGTCAAATACCAACAGTTCATGGAACATTCAGAGCTAACAGGTGATTTTGATGAATCTTCATTGGAGTTTCAACGCAAGATATTGGAAAGATCAGGGCTTGGAGAGGAAACATGTGTGCCTGAAGCAATGCATTACCTTCCACCAAGACCATCAATGGCGGCTGCAAGACAAGAAGCAGAACAGGTGATGTTTGGTGCATTAGATAAGCTTTTTGCTAATACTAATGTTAAACCAAGAGACATTGGTATACTTGTTGTTAATTGTAGCTTGTTTAATCCAACACCATCATTGTCTGCTatgattattaataaatataagttAAGGGGTAATATTAGAAGCTTTAATCTTGGGGGTATGGGATGTAGTGCTGGTGTTATAGCCATTGATCTTGCTAAAGACATGTTACAAGTTCATAGGAATAGTTATGCTGTTGTGGTTAGTACTGAAAACATTACACAAAATTGGTATTTTGGGAACAAGAAATCGATGTTGATCCCGAATTGTTTGTTCCGTGTCGGGGGCGCCGCGGTTCTGCTATCGAATCGGTCTGTTGATCGGAGGCGCAGTAAGTATAAGCTTGTTCATGTGGTTAGGACACATTGTGGGGCAAATGACAAGGCATTCAAGTGTGTTTACCAAGAACAGGATGATAATGGTAAAACAGGTGTTTCGTTGTCTAAAGATTTAATGGCAATTGCTGGTGGTGCACTCAAGACCAATATCACAACATTGGGTCCCCTTGTTCTTCCTATAAGTGAACAAATCTTGTTCTTTGTAACATTAGTTGCCAAGAAATTGTTCAATGCGAAAATCAAGCCTTATATCCCGGATTTCAAGCTCGCGTTCGATCATTTCTGTATTCATGCCGGTGGGAGGGCCGTAATTGATGAGCTTGAGAAGAATTTGCAGCTTCTTCCGGTACATGCTGAGGCTTCCCGTATGACTCTTCACCGATTCGGCAACACTTCTTCGAGTTCGATCTGGTATGAACTTGCCTATACAGAAGCAAAAGGCCGGATGCGGAAGGGAAACCGTGTTTGGCAGATTGCATTCGGGAGTGGTTTCAAGTGTAACAGCGCGGTTTGGGTTGCGCTCCGGAATGTGAAGCCATCTCCTAATAATCCATGGGAAGATTGCATTCATAGGTACCCAGTGCAGCTCAATCTGTAG